In Calorimonas adulescens, a single genomic region encodes these proteins:
- the lpdA gene encoding dihydrolipoyl dehydrogenase: protein MTKRIVFIGAGPAGYVGAIKAAKMGAEAIVVENDRVGGTCLNRGCIPTKALLASSDVLTAIKESEEFGIHIDGKITPDFAAIMDRKDKIVERLVNGIEFLFEKNKVKMIKGIGKITDRNEVTVIKDDGSSEVLKADAIVVATGSSPAKIPIFPYDGKKVLFSDEVLNLRTLPSSMIIVGAGVIGCEFGMFFNNMGTEVTVVEMMDHALPLEDREIGREMERVFKRKKIKLMLSAKIVKVETTDNGVKALLESGEEIEAEMMLVAIGRKANIQDLGLEQVGVRTENGRIPVDEFMMTNVEGIYAVGDVVPGPQLAHLASAEAECAVENIMGKKCIMDYSAVPRGVFTDPEVAGVGLTEEEALSRGYTIKKGTFDFRGLGKAQAMGQLTGKVKVIADEKTGKILGASIIGPHATDLIQELVAGIKYGLTAAELGMAIHSHPTLSEAVMEALKDVNGDAIHKV from the coding sequence ATGACAAAAAGAATTGTGTTTATAGGTGCCGGCCCAGCAGGTTATGTAGGGGCTATTAAAGCGGCCAAAATGGGTGCTGAGGCGATTGTGGTTGAAAATGACAGAGTAGGAGGTACGTGCCTGAATCGAGGCTGCATACCCACGAAAGCGCTTTTGGCCTCCAGCGATGTTCTGACTGCCATTAAGGAATCTGAAGAATTTGGAATTCACATAGATGGCAAGATAACCCCTGATTTTGCTGCTATAATGGATAGAAAAGATAAGATAGTGGAAAGGCTAGTAAATGGAATAGAATTCCTTTTCGAAAAAAACAAGGTTAAGATGATAAAAGGAATCGGGAAAATTACAGATAGAAATGAAGTTACAGTAATAAAGGATGACGGCTCATCCGAGGTTTTGAAAGCCGATGCCATAGTTGTGGCTACCGGTTCTTCCCCTGCAAAGATACCTATTTTCCCATATGACGGCAAAAAGGTGCTTTTTAGCGATGAGGTTCTTAACCTCCGGACATTGCCTTCTAGCATGATAATAGTTGGAGCAGGCGTCATTGGATGCGAATTTGGCATGTTCTTTAACAATATGGGAACTGAAGTTACCGTGGTGGAAATGATGGATCATGCTTTGCCTCTGGAGGACAGAGAGATAGGACGCGAGATGGAAAGGGTATTTAAGAGGAAGAAAATAAAACTTATGCTGAGCGCAAAGATAGTAAAAGTCGAAACAACCGACAATGGGGTAAAAGCATTACTTGAAAGTGGAGAAGAGATAGAAGCAGAAATGATGCTGGTAGCTATTGGTAGAAAAGCAAATATCCAAGACCTGGGCCTGGAACAGGTAGGGGTACGGACAGAAAATGGTAGAATCCCTGTTGATGAGTTTATGATGACAAATGTGGAAGGCATTTACGCTGTAGGTGATGTGGTCCCCGGACCGCAGCTGGCTCATCTTGCCTCTGCAGAGGCGGAATGTGCTGTGGAAAACATAATGGGGAAAAAGTGCATCATGGATTATTCTGCTGTTCCCAGAGGTGTTTTCACTGATCCAGAGGTGGCCGGCGTAGGTCTTACTGAGGAAGAGGCTCTTTCACGGGGATATACCATCAAAAAAGGAACATTTGATTTCAGAGGGCTTGGGAAAGCTCAGGCCATGGGTCAGCTTACTGGAAAGGTAAAAGTGATAGCCGATGAAAAAACTGGAAAGATATTAGGGGCATCCATAATAGGTCCCCATGCCACAGACCTCATCCAGGAACTGGTGGCTGGCATAAAATACGGCCTTACGGCAGCAGAGCTGGGTATGGCAATTCATTCGCACCCAACCCTGTCGGAGGCGGTCATGGAAGCTTTAAAAGACGTAAATGGTGATGCAATCCACAAAGTATGA